A window from Akkermansia muciniphila encodes these proteins:
- a CDS encoding outer membrane lipoprotein-sorting protein: MLSRHSLFSAFLVGMAAVVLSLAPSFSQEAAPDAGQLLKRVRQGATLQENKDVKGQIRRRSVKVPFSMSLRGNLIAFQYQLDNVWNRFDLKFKDRGQEILSWKDGKSGVLPVSQYAVPIAGTDVTYEDLSMRYLYWPKAKIVRDDAASTVKGRDCWIVQIPNPNPKVGQYAWVRVWIDKENGAMWQVDGIDGRGELAKRFMIDSVMKLKDGSWFFKRMKVEVRDPSNPRRTVSVSYIDMDSPE; this comes from the coding sequence ATGCTGAGCAGACATTCTTTATTTTCCGCTTTCCTCGTGGGGATGGCCGCCGTGGTCCTTTCCCTGGCTCCTTCATTCTCCCAGGAGGCTGCTCCGGACGCCGGGCAGCTGCTGAAAAGGGTGCGCCAGGGGGCGACCCTTCAGGAAAACAAGGACGTGAAGGGGCAGATACGCAGGCGCAGCGTGAAGGTTCCCTTTTCCATGAGCCTGCGCGGCAACCTGATTGCCTTCCAGTACCAGCTGGACAATGTCTGGAACAGGTTTGACCTGAAGTTCAAGGACCGCGGCCAGGAAATCCTTTCCTGGAAGGACGGGAAATCCGGCGTTCTGCCGGTCTCCCAGTACGCGGTTCCCATTGCCGGGACGGACGTGACGTATGAAGACCTCTCCATGCGCTACCTGTACTGGCCCAAGGCCAAGATTGTCCGGGACGACGCGGCAAGCACGGTGAAGGGCCGGGACTGCTGGATCGTCCAGATTCCCAACCCGAATCCCAAGGTGGGGCAGTATGCCTGGGTGCGCGTCTGGATTGACAAGGAAAACGGCGCCATGTGGCAGGTGGACGGCATTGACGGCCGCGGGGAACTGGCCAAGCGGTTCATGATTGATTCCGTGATGAAGCTGAAGGACGGCTCCTGGTTCTTCAAACGGATGAAGGTGGAAGTGAGGGACCCCTCCAACCCACGCAGGACGGTATCCGTCAGCTACATTGACATGGACAGCCCGGAGTAG
- a CDS encoding phage capsid protein yields the protein MAVTISDNYQVKYTRKWGTLLQQHASRLDKYVSVMRDLSGKVVFLDQFGVLDFTEKTTRVGQTVLNEAPTTRRSMRPRTFTKAIGYDEFDATRLGDMDLPVSKTIEGLQAAAGRRMDDVMISGFLDTNYVGEDGMTAVPFKESQQIPVDHVDSGTKGASNLTVAKLRAALQLFEENEAWNQDAPQFGDQLVIAVTSSQIMSLLRETEVSSYDFNNVKALVEGKIDTFMGFKFIRTQRLPKADNGTRSCLAWVKSKAQFGIWNDFKVKLSVRDDMEEALQIRAKFACGATRLQEEGFVKILCDEGAN from the coding sequence ATGGCAGTAACAATCAGCGACAACTATCAGGTAAAATACACCAGAAAATGGGGCACCCTGCTCCAGCAGCACGCCTCCCGGCTGGACAAGTACGTCAGCGTCATGCGCGACTTGAGCGGCAAGGTGGTCTTTCTGGACCAATTCGGCGTTCTGGATTTCACGGAAAAAACAACCCGCGTGGGCCAGACCGTTCTGAACGAGGCGCCCACCACGCGCCGTTCCATGCGTCCGCGCACCTTCACCAAGGCCATCGGCTACGATGAATTTGACGCAACCCGCCTGGGAGACATGGACCTTCCCGTCAGCAAGACGATTGAAGGCCTCCAGGCCGCCGCCGGGCGCCGCATGGACGACGTGATGATTTCCGGCTTCCTGGATACGAATTACGTGGGCGAGGACGGCATGACCGCCGTTCCGTTCAAGGAAAGCCAGCAGATCCCCGTGGACCACGTGGACAGCGGCACCAAGGGAGCCAGCAACCTCACCGTAGCCAAGCTGCGCGCGGCTCTCCAGCTTTTTGAGGAAAATGAAGCCTGGAACCAGGACGCCCCGCAGTTCGGCGACCAGCTCGTCATTGCGGTCACCAGTTCCCAGATCATGAGCCTGCTGCGGGAAACGGAGGTCAGCAGTTATGACTTCAATAACGTGAAAGCCCTGGTGGAAGGGAAGATAGACACCTTCATGGGCTTCAAGTTCATCCGCACCCAGCGGCTTCCCAAGGCGGACAACGGCACCCGTTCCTGCCTGGCCTGGGTGAAGAGCAAGGCGCAGTTCGGCATCTGGAATGATTTCAAGGTGAAGCTTTCCGTGCGTGACGACATGGAGGAAGCCCTCCAGATCCGCGCCAAATTCGCCTGCGGAGCCACCCGCCTTCAGGAGGAAGGCTTTGT
- a CDS encoding polyphenol oxidase family protein — protein sequence METPAFLKPIQSYPGEIVQFIERIPGVDVTGDRETVLERLEPYHRAEVEALGWRWKDLRRAEQVHGTKAALVGDIGSNYPVEGADSLICSGVSDCVLAIYVADCAAVWLYDKEHCHRSLIHSGKAGTAGNIVANTIKSMKKCLGVDPANLIAVISPCIRPPHYEEDIPTAIKAQLLEEGVPEDQIHDSGLDTASDTKRFYSYRVEKGQTGRMLALFGPDHATRPHPIIL from the coding sequence ATGGAAACGCCTGCATTCTTGAAGCCCATCCAGTCCTACCCTGGAGAAATCGTCCAGTTCATTGAAAGAATTCCGGGAGTGGACGTAACCGGAGACCGGGAAACCGTGCTGGAACGGCTGGAACCGTACCACCGGGCGGAAGTGGAAGCCCTGGGCTGGCGGTGGAAGGACCTGCGCCGCGCCGAACAGGTGCACGGCACCAAGGCGGCCCTGGTAGGGGACATCGGCTCCAATTACCCCGTGGAGGGCGCGGACAGCCTGATCTGCTCCGGGGTTTCCGACTGCGTGCTTGCGATTTACGTGGCGGACTGCGCCGCCGTCTGGCTGTACGACAAGGAACACTGCCACCGCTCCCTGATCCATTCAGGCAAGGCGGGGACCGCCGGCAACATCGTGGCCAACACCATCAAGTCCATGAAGAAATGCCTGGGGGTGGACCCGGCCAACCTGATCGCCGTCATTTCCCCCTGCATCCGTCCCCCCCATTATGAGGAAGACATCCCCACGGCCATCAAGGCCCAGCTTCTGGAGGAAGGGGTGCCGGAAGACCAGATTCATGACTCAGGCCTGGACACGGCGTCCGATACCAAGCGCTTTTATTCCTACCGCGTGGAAAAGGGCCAGACGGGCCGCATGCTGGCCCTCTTTGGTCCGGACCACGCCACGCGTCCGCACCCGATCATTCTTTAA